One Leptolyngbya subtilissima AS-A7 genomic window carries:
- a CDS encoding PAS domain-containing sensor histidine kinase encodes MAWVYLPLESAKCFVAIATQMTQTYWLPPRETAAPTAPLGQLEHLRRQHQLILNAVGEGIYGLDMAGNVTFVNPAAAAMIGWSTDELIGQSMHAVMHHSLADGRPYQREACPIYAAFQDGSVRRVTNEVFWRKDGSSFPVEYISTPMRDEEGQLIGTVVTFRDITQRRWAEQILQRANEELEQKVQERTAELQNANQQLRQLSDMRSRFVSMVCHEFRNPLNNIALTVSSLNRYDTQLRPDEKTDYLLTINANVERMTQMIDDILVIGKIEAKVLEVNPKPLDLVAFCQELLAEGDYRRPQCPIQFGCRSRQVFACLDERLLRSILSNLLSNAIRYTPGDRHIKLKLAKQRGQVILKVQDEGIGISAGDRRQLFEPFHRGQNVSNIPGTGLGLSIVKQFVQLQQGSIKVTSRVGVGTTFTVSLPA; translated from the coding sequence ATGGCTTGGGTTTACTTGCCCCTAGAGTCGGCAAAATGTTTTGTTGCGATCGCTACCCAGATGACTCAAACCTACTGGTTACCCCCTAGAGAGACTGCTGCGCCCACCGCACCCCTGGGGCAGCTAGAGCACCTGCGCCGCCAGCACCAGCTAATTCTTAATGCTGTGGGCGAGGGCATCTACGGGCTGGATATGGCGGGCAACGTCACCTTTGTAAATCCTGCCGCTGCTGCCATGATTGGCTGGTCAACCGACGAGCTGATCGGCCAGTCAATGCATGCAGTGATGCACCATTCCCTGGCCGATGGTCGCCCCTACCAACGGGAGGCCTGCCCAATCTATGCGGCCTTTCAGGATGGCAGCGTGCGGCGGGTGACCAACGAGGTGTTTTGGCGCAAAGATGGCAGCAGCTTTCCGGTCGAATATATCAGCACCCCCATGCGTGATGAGGAGGGGCAGCTAATTGGCACGGTGGTGACCTTTCGTGACATTACTCAGCGGCGCTGGGCTGAGCAGATCTTGCAGCGGGCTAATGAGGAGCTAGAGCAAAAAGTGCAGGAGCGCACCGCTGAGCTGCAGAATGCCAACCAGCAGCTGCGGCAGCTGAGCGACATGCGATCGCGCTTTGTCTCCATGGTCTGCCACGAGTTTCGCAACCCGCTCAACAACATTGCGCTGACGGTATCATCGCTCAACCGCTACGACACCCAGCTGCGCCCCGACGAAAAAACCGACTACCTGCTCACCATCAACGCCAACGTTGAACGCATGACCCAGATGATCGACGACATTCTGGTGATCGGCAAGATCGAGGCCAAAGTGCTAGAGGTCAACCCCAAACCATTAGACCTGGTGGCTTTTTGTCAGGAGCTGCTGGCCGAGGGTGACTACCGACGGCCTCAGTGCCCGATTCAGTTTGGCTGCCGCAGTCGCCAGGTGTTTGCCTGTTTGGATGAGCGGCTGCTGCGATCGATCCTCAGCAATCTGCTGTCGAACGCGATTCGCTATACCCCAGGCGATCGCCACATTAAACTGAAGCTGGCCAAACAGCGGGGCCAGGTTATCCTCAAGGTGCAAGACGAGGGCATTGGCATTTCTGCGGGCGATCGCAGGCAGCTGTTTGAGCCCTTTCACCGGGGCCAAAACGTCAGCAACATTCCCGGTACGGGGCTGGGCCTGAGCATTGTGAAGCAGTTTGTGCAGCTCCAACAGGGCTCAATAAAGGTCACCAGCCGGGTGGGAGTGGGAACTACTTTCACAGTTAGCCTGCCAGCGTAG
- a CDS encoding response regulator, whose amino-acid sequence MKTILIIEDETQTRHLFLKCLEFEGFRAVGASDGTTGVAMAQQHTPDLVVCDIMMPDVDGYSVLSALRKTRQTALIPLIFLTAKVTMADLRRGMELGADDYLTKPCTVEQFLAAINSRLQRQEQLSKLYADEGSHPQEPSQVSLSTNIFPVEPKLANVFCFIEAHYQKPISLNDVAQNVGYSPAYLTNLVQSHTGRTVKQWIIERRLAEAKTLLATTANSIRQIAEASGYSDAGYFTRQFRQFHGVSPQAWRQVSVSETTD is encoded by the coding sequence GTGAAGACTATTCTCATCATTGAAGACGAAACCCAAACTCGCCATCTTTTTCTCAAATGCCTAGAGTTTGAGGGGTTCCGTGCCGTAGGGGCTAGCGACGGCACCACTGGGGTGGCGATGGCTCAGCAGCATACCCCCGATCTGGTCGTGTGCGACATCATGATGCCTGATGTGGATGGCTATTCAGTGCTCTCTGCTCTGCGTAAAACAAGGCAGACGGCGCTAATTCCCCTCATCTTTCTCACTGCTAAAGTGACCATGGCCGACCTGCGCCGAGGTATGGAGCTAGGGGCTGACGACTACTTAACCAAACCCTGCACCGTTGAGCAATTTTTGGCCGCCATCAACAGCCGCCTACAGCGTCAGGAACAACTCTCAAAGCTTTACGCCGACGAAGGAAGCCATCCCCAAGAACCATCTCAGGTTTCCTTATCAACCAACATTTTTCCCGTCGAACCCAAGCTAGCCAACGTCTTTTGCTTTATTGAAGCCCACTACCAAAAACCAATTAGCCTCAACGATGTGGCCCAGAATGTAGGCTATTCCCCAGCCTATTTAACCAATTTGGTGCAGTCACACACTGGGCGCACGGTCAAGCAGTGGATTATTGAGCGCCGCTTAGCCGAAGCCAAAACTTTGCTGGCCACCACTGCCAATAGCATCCGCCAAATTGCCGAAGCTTCAGGCTATAGTGATGCGGGCTATTTCACCCGTCAATTTCGTCAGTTCCACGGTGTTTCTCCCCAAGCATGGAGACAAGTTTCTGTATCAGAAACGACAGATTAG
- a CDS encoding ABC transporter substrate-binding protein — translation MLVFQVAQPGFQVHRGKIFVAFNYLFMVISAVAKSLNDWGSLSCASPSLMLPGRPCRDCGTVHFTDDHSRFMETMPQDPVDMVDDLVKMGIYKQNQLRAADTVNAYELRKTLFLKRVGRNNPQREKLILALCEQAGGLENAFAAAFGPQAGLFFADLVRNSGATRREFLRNMAVGAALVTLASCAGGSDEPAAEESTVAPVDTSNLEKTDIQVGFIPITCATPIIMSEPLGFYEKYGFNATVVKMPSWGAVRDSAIAGELDAYHMLAPMPIAMTLGLGSAAFGVKLASIENVNGQAITVAERHKGNVDGPADFKGFVIGVPFPYSMHNLLIRYYLASGGLDPDVDVQIRPVPPPDSIAQLIAGDIDAMLMPDPFNQRAVYEGAGYIHMLSKELWDGHPCCAFAASDEWITANPNAFRSLNKAIIEAAGYAQDPANRSEIAAAISDRAFLNQPPEVVEAVLTGNFDDGQGNTLSEPNRIGFEPYPWQSFAKWISSQLVRWELLGEGNTAATVSNSDIDQVGQEVFLTDLARELALELGQEPPFETDRTETLAFDTFDPTASADYVESQIDQFGK, via the coding sequence ATGCTCGTTTTTCAGGTGGCTCAACCGGGTTTTCAAGTTCATCGGGGAAAGATTTTTGTCGCGTTCAACTATCTGTTTATGGTCATTTCAGCAGTAGCAAAGTCGCTCAACGACTGGGGCAGTTTGAGTTGCGCATCACCCTCCCTGATGCTGCCCGGTCGTCCCTGCCGGGATTGCGGCACGGTGCATTTTACGGACGATCACTCGCGGTTTATGGAAACCATGCCCCAAGACCCGGTCGATATGGTCGACGACCTAGTGAAGATGGGGATTTATAAGCAAAACCAGCTGCGCGCCGCCGACACCGTCAACGCCTACGAGCTGCGCAAGACGTTGTTTCTCAAGCGAGTGGGCCGCAACAACCCCCAACGCGAAAAGCTGATTTTGGCGCTGTGTGAGCAGGCCGGCGGATTAGAAAATGCCTTTGCGGCAGCCTTTGGCCCTCAGGCCGGGCTGTTCTTTGCTGACTTAGTACGCAACAGTGGGGCGACCCGTCGCGAGTTCCTGCGCAACATGGCTGTAGGTGCGGCGCTGGTCACCCTAGCCAGCTGTGCTGGTGGTAGCGACGAGCCTGCTGCAGAAGAGTCGACCGTAGCCCCCGTTGACACGAGCAATCTGGAGAAAACCGACATTCAGGTGGGCTTTATCCCGATCACCTGCGCAACACCAATCATTATGTCGGAGCCACTAGGCTTCTACGAAAAGTACGGCTTTAACGCTACGGTGGTGAAAATGCCGAGTTGGGGTGCGGTGCGGGATTCGGCGATCGCAGGCGAACTCGACGCCTACCACATGCTGGCGCCCATGCCCATCGCTATGACCCTGGGTCTGGGCTCTGCTGCCTTTGGCGTCAAGCTAGCCAGCATTGAAAACGTCAACGGCCAGGCCATTACCGTGGCCGAGCGCCATAAGGGCAACGTAGATGGCCCTGCCGACTTTAAGGGCTTTGTGATCGGCGTGCCTTTCCCCTACTCCATGCACAACCTGCTGATTCGCTATTACCTGGCTTCGGGTGGCCTCGACCCTGACGTAGATGTGCAGATTCGTCCCGTGCCCCCGCCGGACAGCATTGCTCAGCTCATTGCTGGGGACATCGACGCGATGCTGATGCCCGACCCGTTTAACCAGCGGGCTGTGTACGAAGGCGCTGGCTATATTCACATGCTCAGCAAAGAGCTGTGGGACGGTCACCCCTGCTGTGCCTTTGCTGCTAGTGACGAATGGATTACCGCCAACCCCAACGCCTTCCGATCGCTGAATAAGGCGATCATCGAGGCAGCGGGCTACGCTCAAGACCCTGCCAACCGCTCTGAAATTGCCGCCGCGATTTCCGATCGCGCCTTTCTAAACCAGCCTCCAGAGGTGGTTGAAGCGGTGCTGACCGGCAACTTTGACGATGGCCAGGGCAACACCCTTTCAGAGCCCAATCGCATCGGCTTCGAGCCCTACCCTTGGCAGAGTTTCGCCAAGTGGATTTCGTCCCAGCTGGTGCGCTGGGAGCTGCTGGGGGAGGGCAACACCGCTGCAACCGTCAGCAACAGCGACATCGACCAAGTGGGTCAAGAGGTCTTTTTAACTGACCTGGCCCGAGAGCTGGCCCTTGAGCTGGGTCAAGAGCCCCCCTTCGAGACCGATCGCACCGAAACCCTAGCCTTCGACACCTTTGACCCAACCGCGTCGGCAGACTATGTCGAAAGCCAAATTGACCAGTTTGGTAAGTAA
- the ntrB gene encoding nitrate ABC transporter permease: protein MTASHSTPGLIGAERQTPLWHNENVRAFALFMLSLGIFLLFWEIGAKSGWFVKGVPTATETIKEFWWWVTNPFYRNGPNDLGIGWNLLISLRRVAIGYIAASLVAVPLGILIGISPVAFKAFNPYVQLLKPISPLAWLPLGLYLLRDSEKTGIFIIFISSIWPTLINTTFGVANVNQDYLDVSKTLGASRLRTIWKVIIPAALPSIVSGLRISMGIAWLVIVAAEMLLGTGLGYFIWNEWNNLSIPNILVAIFIIGLTGLLLDSLFAALEKFVAFGRNS, encoded by the coding sequence ATGACGGCGAGTCACAGCACGCCTGGATTGATCGGAGCGGAGCGGCAAACACCGCTCTGGCACAACGAAAATGTAAGAGCGTTCGCGCTGTTTATGCTCTCTCTCGGCATCTTTCTGCTGTTTTGGGAAATTGGGGCGAAATCGGGCTGGTTTGTGAAGGGGGTACCCACTGCCACCGAGACCATCAAAGAGTTTTGGTGGTGGGTGACAAACCCGTTTTACCGCAACGGCCCCAACGATCTGGGTATCGGCTGGAATTTACTAATTAGTCTGCGGCGGGTGGCGATCGGCTATATTGCGGCCTCGCTGGTGGCGGTGCCCCTGGGCATTTTGATCGGCATTTCGCCCGTGGCGTTTAAGGCGTTTAACCCCTACGTGCAGCTGCTCAAGCCGATTTCGCCTCTGGCTTGGCTGCCGCTGGGCTTGTATTTGCTGCGCGATTCTGAGAAAACCGGCATTTTCATCATCTTTATCTCCAGCATCTGGCCGACGCTGATCAACACCACCTTTGGTGTAGCCAACGTCAACCAGGATTACCTAGACGTATCTAAAACCCTGGGTGCCTCACGCCTGCGCACCATCTGGAAGGTAATAATTCCGGCGGCGCTGCCCAGTATTGTGTCGGGTCTGCGGATCAGCATGGGCATTGCCTGGTTAGTGATTGTGGCGGCAGAAATGCTGCTCGGCACGGGCCTCGGCTATTTCATCTGGAACGAGTGGAACAACCTGTCAATTCCAAATATTTTGGTGGCCATTTTCATCATTGGTTTGACAGGGCTGCTGCTGGATAGCCTGTTTGCCGCCCTCGAAAAATTTGTTGCCTTTGGTCGAAACTCATGA
- a CDS encoding ABC transporter ATP-binding protein, translating into MSTVPVNTVDPVDMRSQTAQLSIRQVAKVFPGKKDLFSKLTGKTRRDFVAIQDINLDIEPNTFVSIIGPSGCGKSTLLNMIAGLSPITSGEILLNGAPIAGPGPDRGMVFQNYALMPWMTVEENLRFAVETVDPKISAKKRDRIIKEHIQLVGLSGAERKHPHELSGGMRQRVGIARALAINPQMLLMDEPFGALDALTRAFLQEEVERIWEQQRKTVIMITHSIEEALLLSDRIVMMTRGPAARIDEILEVPFPRPRDRETIQQHPAYKGLKAEMESHLFRETRAVEAERVGK; encoded by the coding sequence ATGAGTACTGTTCCCGTTAATACGGTTGACCCGGTTGATATGCGATCGCAGACAGCTCAGCTGTCGATTCGCCAGGTGGCGAAGGTTTTCCCCGGCAAAAAAGATCTGTTTAGCAAGCTCACCGGCAAAACCCGCCGCGATTTCGTCGCCATCCAAGATATCAACCTTGACATTGAGCCGAATACCTTCGTGTCGATCATCGGCCCATCGGGCTGCGGCAAATCGACTCTGCTGAATATGATTGCTGGCCTCAGCCCGATCACTAGCGGCGAGATTTTGCTCAACGGTGCCCCGATCGCTGGGCCAGGGCCAGACCGGGGCATGGTCTTTCAAAACTACGCCCTGATGCCTTGGATGACGGTGGAGGAAAACCTGCGGTTTGCGGTAGAAACCGTGGACCCAAAAATTTCGGCGAAAAAGCGCGATCGCATCATCAAAGAGCACATTCAGCTGGTGGGCCTCAGCGGGGCCGAGCGCAAGCACCCCCACGAGCTCTCGGGCGGCATGCGCCAGCGGGTCGGCATTGCCCGCGCCCTAGCCATCAACCCCCAAATGCTGCTGATGGATGAGCCCTTTGGTGCCCTCGATGCCCTCACCCGCGCCTTCTTGCAGGAGGAGGTCGAGCGCATCTGGGAACAGCAGCGCAAGACCGTGATCATGATTACCCACAGCATTGAAGAGGCGCTGCTGCTGAGCGATCGCATCGTCATGATGACCCGTGGCCCTGCCGCCCGCATCGACGAGATTTTAGAGGTGCCCTTTCCTCGGCCCCGCGATCGTGAAACCATACAGCAGCATCCTGCCTACAAGGGTCTCAAAGCAGAGATGGAGAGCCATCTGTTTCGAGAAACTCGCGCGGTGGAGGCGGAGCGGGTGGGGAAGTAG
- the cynS gene encoding cyanase: MTVSAITEKLLAAKKAAGLSFADLEAKTGCDEVWLASIFYRQASASEEEATKIIEALGADASLVEALTDFPVKGGLDPVIPTDPLIYRFYEIMQVYGMPMKAVIHEKFGDGIMSAIDFTLDIEKVEDPKGDRVKVIMNGKFLPYKKW, translated from the coding sequence ATGACCGTTTCCGCTATTACCGAAAAACTACTGGCTGCTAAAAAAGCCGCTGGCCTTAGCTTTGCTGACCTCGAAGCTAAAACTGGCTGCGACGAAGTGTGGCTCGCCTCCATTTTCTATCGCCAAGCCAGCGCCTCTGAGGAAGAGGCCACCAAAATCATTGAAGCGCTCGGTGCCGACGCTTCCCTGGTCGAGGCTCTGACCGACTTCCCCGTCAAAGGTGGACTCGATCCCGTCATCCCCACCGACCCGCTGATCTACCGCTTCTACGAGATTATGCAGGTCTACGGCATGCCCATGAAAGCCGTTATCCACGAAAAGTTTGGCGACGGCATTATGAGCGCCATCGACTTCACGCTTGATATAGAAAAGGTTGAGGATCCGAAGGGCGATCGCGTCAAAGTGATCATGAACGGCAAATTCCTGCCCTACAAAAAGTGGTAG
- a CDS encoding DUF1348 family protein encodes MPTPIAPPFTLETAIAKARMAEDAWNSRDPDRVALAYTEDSHWRNRAEIFQGRDAIRAFLRRKWDKELDYRLIKEVWAYGDNRISVRFQYEWHDDAGQWYRAYGNENWEFDENGLMRRREASINDRPITAEERRFFWDTSGPRPQEHPGLIDSPV; translated from the coding sequence ATGCCCACTCCCATCGCCCCCCCCTTTACGCTAGAGACTGCGATCGCCAAAGCTCGCATGGCCGAAGATGCCTGGAACAGCCGCGATCCCGATCGCGTTGCCCTCGCCTACACCGAAGACAGCCACTGGCGTAACCGGGCCGAAATCTTTCAGGGCCGCGACGCCATCCGCGCTTTTTTGCGCCGCAAGTGGGATAAGGAACTCGACTACCGCCTGATCAAAGAGGTGTGGGCCTACGGCGACAACCGCATTTCGGTACGATTTCAATACGAATGGCACGACGACGCTGGCCAGTGGTACCGCGCCTACGGCAACGAAAACTGGGAGTTCGACGAAAACGGCCTCATGCGCCGCCGCGAAGCCAGCATCAATGACAGACCCATCACCGCTGAAGAACGCCGCTTCTTTTGGGATACTTCCGGCCCTCGCCCACAGGAGCATCCTGGGTTGATTGACTCACCGGTTTAG
- a CDS encoding Uma2 family endonuclease: MTTLLIQTENLPLRVNFPASAEMTAAEFYDFCQANRDLRIERSASGEVIVMPPAFSDTGNRNLKIAQQLANWADADGTGEAFDSSAGFTLPDGSTRSPDAAWVRLERWTMLTEAEQASFAPLCPDFVIELRSSSDSLSGLKEKMKEYIANGAALGWLIDRKARQVHVYRPHQPPEILVNPDLVSGDPELPNFVLRMAKIW, from the coding sequence ATGACAACGCTGTTGATCCAAACAGAAAATCTGCCGCTAAGGGTTAACTTTCCGGCCAGCGCTGAGATGACTGCCGCTGAATTCTATGACTTTTGCCAGGCCAATCGGGATTTACGTATCGAGCGATCGGCCAGCGGCGAGGTGATTGTTATGCCCCCTGCGTTTTCTGATACCGGCAACCGCAACCTCAAGATCGCCCAGCAGTTGGCCAACTGGGCCGATGCCGATGGTACCGGCGAAGCCTTTGACTCTAGCGCCGGGTTTACTTTGCCCGATGGGTCAACGCGATCGCCCGATGCCGCTTGGGTCCGTTTAGAACGTTGGACAATGCTGACAGAGGCTGAACAAGCCTCCTTTGCGCCCCTCTGCCCAGACTTTGTTATAGAACTGCGATCGTCGAGTGATTCACTCAGTGGGCTGAAGGAAAAGATGAAGGAGTATATTGCCAACGGTGCTGCTTTAGGATGGCTGATCGATCGCAAGGCCCGTCAGGTGCATGTCTATCGGCCTCATCAACCACCCGAAATTCTGGTGAACCCTGACCTGGTTAGTGGCGATCCCGAACTGCCGAATTTTGTCCTCCGCATGGCTAAAATCTGGTAG
- a CDS encoding M48 family metalloprotease, producing MNLFRTLALLALLSGLIVLAGYLLVGNETGLLYGLGFAAVSSFGSWYYSDQAALAAFKAQPTPREEATELYERLEKLSDRANIPTPTLYLVPSESPNAFATGRDPNHAAIALTKGIIELLPDEELDAVIAHELTHVRNRDTLTQAVAGTLAGSLTFLGRILTFGALYFPMARAGGRRGNNPLAILFLLVIAPFAAGLLRMALSRTREYAADAGAAEITGNPLALVRALERLEETGQKVPIHGNPAFAPLFIVNPLSKEGMMTLFMTHPSTDDRIQRLKAMAEQAIVGKADEKALSPSA from the coding sequence ATGAATTTGTTCAGAACCCTCGCGCTATTAGCGTTGCTCAGCGGGCTGATTGTGCTGGCGGGCTACCTGCTGGTTGGCAATGAGACGGGCTTGCTCTACGGGCTAGGCTTTGCGGCAGTGAGCAGCTTCGGCTCGTGGTACTACTCTGATCAAGCGGCGCTGGCAGCATTTAAGGCCCAGCCCACGCCCCGCGAGGAGGCTACAGAGCTGTATGAGCGGCTAGAAAAACTGAGCGATCGCGCCAACATTCCCACCCCTACCCTCTACTTGGTGCCCTCGGAGTCGCCCAATGCCTTTGCCACCGGGCGCGACCCCAATCACGCCGCGATCGCCCTTACCAAGGGCATTATTGAGCTGCTGCCCGACGAGGAACTCGATGCCGTTATCGCCCACGAACTGACCCACGTGCGCAACCGCGATACCCTCACCCAGGCGGTGGCAGGTACCCTGGCCGGGTCGCTGACCTTTTTAGGCCGCATTCTAACTTTTGGGGCACTGTATTTTCCGATGGCCCGAGCCGGGGGACGACGCGGCAACAACCCCCTTGCCATTTTGTTTCTGCTGGTGATTGCTCCCTTTGCCGCTGGGCTACTGCGCATGGCCCTTTCGAGAACCCGAGAATATGCCGCTGATGCCGGAGCCGCTGAGATTACCGGCAACCCTCTAGCGCTGGTACGGGCGTTAGAAAGACTGGAGGAAACGGGGCAAAAAGTGCCCATCCACGGCAATCCGGCCTTTGCGCCGCTGTTTATTGTCAACCCTCTTTCTAAGGAAGGGATGATGACGCTGTTTATGACCCACCCTTCCACCGACGATCGCATTCAGCGCTTGAAGGCTATGGCCGAGCAGGCGATCGTGGGTAAGGCCGATGAGAAAGCCCTTAGCCCTAGCGCCTAG
- a CDS encoding cupin domain-containing protein yields MSEPEKPIAIAAAEAPLRTRPSLYPEPFAAKMAGREKRPLGSIFGLSNFGVNYVTLAPGGVSALRHAHTTQDEFVYVISGQPTLVTNAGETLLQPGVCAGFKAGDGDAHCLVNKTSENVVYLEMGDRSPNDRVSYPDDDIEAVLTPDGQWQFNHKDGSPY; encoded by the coding sequence ATGAGCGAGCCTGAAAAACCGATCGCCATCGCCGCTGCTGAAGCTCCGCTGCGAACGCGACCATCACTCTACCCAGAGCCCTTTGCCGCTAAAATGGCGGGTCGTGAAAAGAGACCATTAGGAAGTATTTTTGGACTGTCGAACTTTGGTGTTAACTACGTGACGCTAGCGCCCGGTGGGGTTTCGGCGCTGCGTCATGCTCACACCACTCAAGATGAGTTTGTTTACGTCATTTCAGGTCAACCCACTCTAGTGACTAACGCTGGCGAAACACTGCTGCAACCTGGCGTGTGTGCCGGTTTTAAGGCAGGCGACGGCGATGCCCACTGCTTAGTGAATAAAACCAGCGAGAATGTTGTTTATCTGGAAATGGGCGATCGCAGCCCCAATGATCGGGTTTCATATCCCGACGACGACATTGAAGCGGTTCTCACCCCAGATGGCCAATGGCAGTTTAACCATAAAGATGGTTCGCCTTACTGA
- a CDS encoding ATP-binding protein yields MDSLANRIALAAPQPAPISSGGQALSLKWYLVLLVAGTLLPVVLFAAAVVFRLSSQEQAASERLMLREARNLASTVESEFSSTTRTLQALAASEQLYQGDLDSFHSEAQRLTATQPTWLTTILLKPDGQEQLNSRHSLSMPLTYTPEPDSLEQLIKTRQPTVGNLGEGQLGFDFTFPVLVPVIHESNLQYVLTALITPETLSKVVVARLPVDGEWTRVIVDGQGVVVARTRNPKRFVGKSGTPSFLQRIGATNEGVYRDTSLDGKQVYVAFSRVHNTPWTAAVTVPVDVIQRPVQRAMWLVIGPGLALLLVSGVGAFLLSRQISRSITKAALAAEALANGEPPQVSTLSIREIVLLGQSLEFAADLLSQRERERTEHLMRAESAREEAEAANRIKDEFLAVLSHELRTPLNPIVGWSSLLRTGRLDPQKTAFALEAIERNAKLQTQLIEDLLDVTRIMQGKLNFNMMAVNLGAIVEAAIGTVRLTAEAKSIKIQTDLDLTVGQVLGDPTRLQQVIWNLLSNAIKFTDEGGEVIVRLARTGSQAQVQVSDSGKGIHPDFIAHVFEYFRQEDGTTTRKFGGLGLGLAIVRNLVELHGGTVQAESPGEGQGATFTVRLPLLER; encoded by the coding sequence TTGGACTCGCTTGCTAACCGCATCGCCTTAGCAGCTCCCCAACCCGCGCCGATATCGTCTGGTGGTCAGGCGCTTTCGCTAAAGTGGTATCTCGTCCTATTGGTTGCGGGAACATTGCTGCCGGTGGTGCTGTTTGCTGCTGCAGTTGTGTTTAGGCTATCAAGCCAGGAGCAGGCTGCATCGGAGCGGCTGATGCTTCGAGAAGCTCGCAATCTAGCCTCGACCGTAGAAAGTGAATTTTCAAGCACAACTCGCACTCTACAGGCCTTGGCGGCCTCTGAGCAGCTCTATCAAGGCGACCTCGACAGCTTTCACAGTGAGGCGCAGCGGCTAACGGCGACGCAACCTACCTGGCTGACGACAATACTGCTGAAGCCCGATGGGCAAGAGCAGCTCAACAGTAGGCATTCCTTGAGCATGCCGCTAACCTATACCCCTGAGCCGGACAGTCTAGAGCAACTGATCAAAACCCGTCAGCCTACGGTAGGTAACCTGGGTGAAGGGCAGTTGGGGTTCGACTTTACCTTTCCGGTGCTCGTACCCGTTATCCATGAAAGCAACTTACAGTACGTTCTGACGGCGCTCATTACGCCTGAGACCCTGTCTAAAGTTGTTGTTGCTCGCCTTCCGGTCGACGGAGAATGGACGCGCGTCATTGTCGATGGTCAAGGTGTTGTTGTCGCTCGCACCCGCAATCCTAAGCGCTTCGTCGGAAAGTCTGGCACACCCTCCTTCTTGCAGCGAATTGGGGCCACTAACGAAGGCGTCTATCGAGATACCAGCCTAGATGGGAAGCAGGTATATGTCGCTTTTAGTCGGGTTCACAATACCCCATGGACGGCGGCGGTCACGGTGCCGGTCGATGTGATTCAAAGGCCTGTGCAGCGGGCGATGTGGTTGGTGATTGGGCCGGGTTTAGCGCTGCTTTTGGTGAGCGGCGTGGGTGCTTTTTTGCTGTCGCGCCAGATTTCTCGCAGTATTACCAAAGCTGCCCTAGCTGCCGAAGCTTTGGCTAACGGTGAGCCTCCCCAGGTCAGCACACTTTCCATTCGGGAAATTGTTTTGCTGGGGCAATCGTTGGAATTTGCGGCCGATTTGCTGTCGCAGCGGGAGCGAGAGCGCACCGAACACCTCATGCGTGCAGAATCTGCTAGAGAAGAAGCGGAGGCGGCCAACCGCATTAAAGATGAATTTTTGGCGGTGCTATCCCATGAGTTGCGCACGCCCCTAAACCCCATTGTGGGCTGGTCTAGTCTACTGCGCACTGGCAGGCTAGACCCTCAAAAAACGGCGTTTGCTTTAGAAGCGATCGAGCGCAATGCTAAACTGCAAACCCAACTGATTGAAGATCTGCTAGACGTTACCCGCATAATGCAGGGGAAGCTGAACTTCAATATGATGGCGGTGAATTTAGGGGCGATTGTTGAAGCCGCTATCGGAACGGTGCGGTTAACTGCAGAAGCCAAGTCGATTAAGATTCAAACTGATTTAGATCTGACGGTGGGGCAAGTTTTAGGCGACCCTACCCGTCTTCAGCAGGTGATTTGGAATCTGCTCAGCAATGCTATCAAGTTCACGGATGAGGGCGGGGAGGTAATCGTTCGACTAGCGAGAACTGGCTCCCAGGCCCAAGTTCAGGTTAGCGATAGCGGCAAAGGCATTCATCCTGACTTTATCGCCCATGTATTTGAATATTTTCGCCAGGAGGACGGTACAACCACCCGCAAATTTGGCGGTCTGGGGTTGGGGCTGGCGATCGTTCGCAATCTGGTGGAGCTGCACGGTGGCACTGTGCAAGCAGAAAGCCCTGGAGAAGGTCAGGGAGCAACGTTTACTGTGAGATTGCCGCTGCTGGAGCGATGA